The candidate division KSB1 bacterium DNA segment TTGCCAGGGTCCTGCACAGTGCCCTTGTGAGCTACTTCCGTCAGAGGTGAGCGCGGCCCGAGGGGGAGGAATGACAAGAGGCTTTTTCGGAGGTAAATGCGGTCGTGCCAGCCAATTTGACCCCCGAATACCTGGACGCCGAGCGCGAGTATAAACAGGCGCGCACGCCCCAGGACCGCCTCGAAGCCCTGCGCAAGATGCTGGCGACTGTGCCCAAGCACAAGGGGACAGAGAAGCTCCAGGCTGACATCAAGCGCCGCATCTCCAAGTTGATGGAGGAGATGCAGAAGTCCTCCAGGCGCAAGGGATTTGCCATATCGGTGCCGAAAGAGGGAGCAGGGCAGGTCGCCTTGGTAGGGGCGCCCAATACCGGCAAGTCGCGGCTGGTGGCTGCATTGACTCACGCCACGCCGGAGGTCGCGCCCTACCCTTTCACCACGCGCTCCCCCTATCCTGCCATGATGCCTTTCGAAAACGTGCAGGTGCAGTTGGTGGATCTGCCTCCCTTCTATGCTCAGCACCTGGAGCCGTGGGTGGCCGGCATCGTGAGGACAGCAGACGCGGCACTCATCGTCTTCGACCTGGGCTGTGATGACCCGCTGGAACAGCTGGAGGAAACCTTCCGCCTGCTGCGAGAGTGCAAGATCAAACCTGTTGCCGGCGAGCCGGTAGTCGACCCTTGGGCCAGCGTGGTGGAAAAGAAATGCCTGTTGGTGGCGAACAAAGCCGATGTGCCTGGGGCAGCGGAAAACTTTGTGGTGCTCCAAGAACTGTACGGCGATACCTATCCCATGTTGCC contains these protein-coding regions:
- a CDS encoding TGS domain-containing protein, with the translated sequence MPANLTPEYLDAEREYKQARTPQDRLEALRKMLATVPKHKGTEKLQADIKRRISKLMEEMQKSSRRKGFAISVPKEGAGQVALVGAPNTGKSRLVAALTHATPEVAPYPFTTRSPYPAMMPFENVQVQLVDLPPFYAQHLEPWVAGIVRTADAALIVFDLGCDDPLEQLEETFRLLRECKIKPVAGEPVVDPWASVVEKKCLLVANKADVPGAAENFVVLQELYGDTYPMLPVSAERGDGIEQLRRGIFRMLNVLRVYSKPPGKEADLSRPFVLRRPATLLQFANLVHHDFGEKLRYARVWGDGKFDGQRVTKEYELQDGDVVELHI